The following proteins come from a genomic window of Anopheles ziemanni chromosome 3, idAnoZiCoDA_A2_x.2, whole genome shotgun sequence:
- the LOC131287754 gene encoding actin maturation protease: MSNSPTSPPPPPPPPTATPCQQSKTPLSELNVVDVINNNGNRIGKPHHNVILSSGECAWATQYPEIQKACFLNRVCQYAPPRELRVQNVEPILQNGPTCGLTALSMIFDGSPSAKALLEQAIARGYSNNGEMFSARQLNALFEVVLEENRHLVEYKPVTHTLINGWMDDPNIQIKLRLGAMFLVPYDPDKNHTPCLNRGHRAHWALVVGYLIDQFEDFYVFARHGKTKNLALWSLRDLAKSNANLVEFCQPVGHPNETFILPEGGMAGCNGLLCKFIMIENYKAKNEIVL, encoded by the exons ATGTCGAACAGTCCCAcatcgccaccgccaccacctccaccacccacGGCCACCCCGTGCCAACAGTCCAAAACTCCGCTCTCGGAACTGAACGTCGTAGATGTGATCAATAACAACGGGAACCGTATCGGTAAACCGCACCATAATGTGATTCTTTCGTCGGGCGAATGCGCCTGGGCGACGCAGTATCCGGAGATACAGAAGGCGTGCTTCCTGAACCGCGTCTGCCAGTATGCGCCACCCCGCGAGCTACGGGTACAGAATGTGGAGCCGATACTGCAGAACGGACCAACCTGTGGCCTGACGGCGCTCAGCATGATCTTCGATGGTTCGCCGTCCGCGAAAGCCCTCCTGGAGCAGGCCATCGCCCGGGGCTACTCAAATAACGGTGAAATGTTTAGCGCCCGCCAGCTGAACGCCCTGTTCGAGGTCGTGCTGGAGGAAAATCGCCATCTGGTCGAATACAAACCAGTCACACACACGCTGATCAACGGCTGGATGGATGACCCAAACATACAAATCAAGCTGCGCCTGGGAGCGATGTTCCTAGTGCC TTACGATCCGGACAAAAACCACACGCCATGCCTCAACCGGGGTCACCGTGCGCACTGGGCACTCGTCGTAGGCTACCTCATAGACCAATTCGAAGAC TTTTATGTATTTGCACGCcacggaaaaacgaaaaacctcGCCCTATGGTCCCTGCGGGATCTGGCCAAAAGCAATGCCAATCTAGTCGAGTTCTGCCAACCGGTCGGACATCCAAACGAAACGTTCATCCTGCCAGAGGGTGGCATGGCCGGCTGCAATGGGCTGCTGTGCAAGTTTATCATGATCGAAAACTACAAGGCTAAAAACGAGATCGTTCTCTGA
- the LOC131289958 gene encoding phosphofurin acidic cluster sorting protein 2 translates to MTDKVAKFERMAMTKPVPMKLFAAWEVDRTPSNCIPRLCSLKITRLTLLMPLPSDLTSLSLAVRMQSSKRTLRSHEIPVPQSISTGYSSGGAGLGSIGGAPGGGSIGVGLTGGTGGIIGGGGVGQLNSPPLLETELDLHFSLQYPHFIKRDGNRLLILLQRRKKYKTRTILGYKTLAEGVIRMDAVLQKSMDMTVELNGSGKAGRSGQTIATLRATQVTSIPVDQDNKNNNSLLVTDRVNEYSDEDEEQEFSSGDENDEGLSGYAAKRNYAGKRDSYKKFESGEQDGEQDDGNMLPSNQADSDSDFDNMGKEKSRGKMSRQRNFKQRIISLLKRFKVPEELEGDVPERGPALRGKRDLDALFQELESLSCGEGDDSGQDMDSLSIGSTPKPSLRPFFENSGKPVLTQQHSSIQLSSMQKAAGGNKDFMPEKKPNLEKRDSLAEKKSNSITIANNIINSMNGNSINNNQTSHYSNIQDRSGEWKNDSSGNEGGAGNTDPEALSSDPQNTGSPPKEKETAVEKKNRLFRTTSSTPNSAKKQKQTLSFQMDPHQQQLQQHQMQHQQHQQKPSPLETCLSPTNVEPRKSLLEQLQRTFTTEESLLPEVVTVVGPPEASTASLTPRLASLISSTFRPTFLPNNTAEVKAITQALMNKIQKYCNSTAKPPTTVKVVLVGGDWLQGAVLRHYVELLGIRPPDWVNHIKFYIVPLGSCAVARYIGMIDSTYMSMFGTENWQQMCDRTANLESAQTKNESAEIISRIQRYLMSGGPCTQVPIAEAMVNYRDEDSCQIFVPFVSDVRIGCLEGPQVSLDLDESLTYVSQSSADRMLSSSPPQSGRTSPPSSQTPIAVAQLQQQQAQQSSSTSSGQTQESLELQVDYWPLARPIFDPKEKPLGKGQDPSGKNSIKSTFRHLQVWRLPQAPCYGEFPNGLTLSFATKEKKQKIMRLGKKKEKDRDAEKEQCVEGVARLICSPKQSHPVPLRVYIDGTEWTGVKFFQLSSQWQTHIKNFPIALVGAPLASAEMLT, encoded by the exons ATTATGTTCGCTGAAGATAACACGTCTCACACTGCTCATGCCGCTGCCGTCAGATCTCACATCACTCTCCCTGGCGGTCCGGATGCAAAGCTCAAAGCGGACGCTCCGCTCGCACGAAATTCCGGTGCCACAGTCAATTAGTACGGGGTACAGCAGTGGCGGCGCGGGCCTCGGATCCATCGGAGGGGCCCCCGGTGGCGGTTCGATTGGCGTCGGCCTGACGGGCGGCACCGGCGGCATCATTGGAGGCGGTGGCGTTGGCCAGCTAAACTCTCCGCCGCTGCTGGAGACGGAGCTGGATCTACACTTCAGCCTGCAGTATCCGCACTTCATCAAACGCGATGGTAATCGGCTGCTGATTTTGCTGCAGCGTCGCAAGAAGTATAAAACGCGCACCATCCTTGGCTACAAGACGCTCGCCGAGGGCGTCATTCGGATGGATGCGGTGCTGCAGAAGTCGATGGACATGACGGTGGAGCTGAACGGGTCGGGCAAAGCGGGACGGTCCGGGCAGACGATCGCGACCCTGCGCGCCACCCAGGTGACCTCGATCCCGGTCGATCAGGacaacaagaacaacaacagccTGCTGGTGACGGACCGCGTGAACGAGTACtcggacgaggacgaggagcaGGAGTTCAGCTCGGGCGACGAGAACGACGAAGGCCTGTCGGGGTACGCGGCCAAGCGCAACTACGCTGGCAAGCGCGACTCGTACAAGAAGTTCGAGTCGGGTGAGCAGGACGGCGAGCAGGACGACGGCAATATGCTGCCCTCGAACCAGGCCGACAGTGACAGCGACTTCGACAACATGGGCAAGGAAAAGTCGCGAGGGAAGATGAGTCGG CAACGAAACTTCAAACAACGCATCATTTCATTGCTCAAGCGCTTCAAGGTGCCGGAAGAGCTGGAGGGTGATGTGCCGGAGCGAGGACCGGCCCTGCGTGGTAAGCGCGACCTGGACGCACTCTTCCAGGAGCTGGAATCGTTGTCCTGCGGCGAGGGTGATGACTCCGGCCAGGACATGGACAGTCTTTCCATCGGCTCCACGCCGAAGCCATCGCTGCGGCCATTCTTTGAGAACTCGGGCAAGCCGGTGCTCACGCAGCAGCATTCCTCGATACAGCTCAGCTCGATGCAAAAGGCGGCTGGTGGTAACAAAG ATTTTATGCCAGAAAAGAAACCCAATTTAGAGAAGCGTGACTCGCTcgccgaaaagaaaagcaattcAATAACAATTGCCAATAATATCATTAATAGTATGAACGGCAACAGTATTAATAACAATCAGACTAGCCATTACAGTAACATCCAAG ACCGTTCGGGTGAGTGGAAGAACGATAGCTCCGGCAATGAGGGTGGTGCAGGCAACACGGACCCGGAAGCGCTCAGCTCCGATCCACAGAACACCGGCAGCCCTCCGAAGGAGAAGGAGACCgcggtggagaagaaaaatcgactgttCCGCACGACCAGCAGCACTCCGAACAGTGCCAAAAAGCAGAAGCAAACGCTCAGCTTCCAGATGGAcccgcaccagcagcagctgcagcagcaccagatgcaacaccagcagcaccagcagaaaCCGTCGCCGCTAGAAACGTGCCTATCGCCGACGAACGTGGAGCCAAGGAAGTCCCTGCTCGAGCAGCTGCAACGGACGTTCACCACGGAGGAGTCACTGCTGCCGGAGGTGGTGACGGTAGTCGGGCCGCCCGAGGCCAGCACGGCATCCCTAACGCCACGGCTCGCCTCGCTCATATCATCCACGTTTCGGCCGACGTTTTTGCCCAACAACACGGCCGAGGTGAAAGCAATAACACAGGCACTAATGAACAAGATTCAGAAATA TTGTAACTCAACCGCCAAACCGCCGACCACCGTAAAGGTAGTTCTAGTCGGAGGTGACTGGCTGCAGGGGGCGGTATTGCGGCATTATGTCGAGTTGCTGGGCATTCGGCCACCCGACTGGGTGAACCATATCAAATTTTACATCGTTCCTTTGG GATCATGCGCGGTGGCACGGTACATTGGCATGATTGACTCGACCTATATGAGCATGTTTGGTACGGAGAACTGGCAGCAGATGTGCGACCGTACGGCCAATCTGGAAAGCGCACAAACAAAGAACGAGTCGGCGGAGATCATTAGCCGGATACAGCGCTACCTGATGTCCGGTGGACCTTGCACGCAAGTTCCTATTGCTGAGGCCATGGTTAACTACCGTGACGAAGACTCTTGTCAAATCTTTGTACCATTCGTCAGT GACGTAAGGATCGGCTGTCTCGAAGGGCCCCAGGTGTCCCTTGATCTCGATGAATCGCTCACCTACGTTTCGCAGAGCAGTGCCGATCGGATGCTGTCCAGTTCGCCACCGCAAAGCGGCCGCACATCGCCTCCCTCGTCCCAGACACCGATCGCGGTCGCGCaactgcaacagcagcaggcgCAACAGTCGTCCTCGACTTCCTCCGGTCAAACGCAGGAGTCGCTCGAGCTGCAGGTGGACTACTGGCCGCTGGCACGGCCTATTTTTGATCCCAAGGAAAAACCGCTCGGCAAGGGACAGGATCCATCCGGGAAGAACAGTATTAAGAGTACTTTTCGCCATCTACAG GTGTGGCGGCTACCACAAGCACCGTGCTACGGAGAGTTTCCGAACGGTTTGACGTTAAGTTTTGCCACCaaggaaaagaagcaaaaaa ttaTGAGATTAggcaagaagaaggaaaaagatcgAGATGCAGAAAAAGAGCAGTGCGTCGAAGGGGTGGCCCGGTTAATTTGCTCGCCAAAGCAGTCCCATCCAGTTCCACTGAGAG TGTACATCGACGGCACCGAATGGACTGGGGTGAAGTTTTTCCAACTTTCGTCCCAATGGCAGACACACATTAAGAACTTCCCGATCGCGCTCGTCGGTGCGCCGCTAGCATCGGCGGAAATGCTAACCTAG